Genomic DNA from Mycolicibacterium helvum:
TGACGCCTGTAAGAACGTCATCGACCGCGAGCATGAGACGCTCCACGTCCTGTGCCTTCTGGCCTCCTGGGGTGCATTCGAAGCGTTCATCGAGGAGGCAACGAAAGCCGCCTTGCGAGCAGAACCCGCACTCCTCGCAAAGCCTGAGTTCGCCAGAACAACAAGGAAAGTGGCAGAGAAGAATCTATCCCCGGACGACAGTCGGGAGGAGATCATCGACAAAGTTGTGAACGGCCAGCGCGGGCCGCTGACCGAGGACGGCGACGGCAAATACGAAGACCAACTGCGACTCGCCGACCTCGGGGATCAGGTCCCGCGTGACCTCGCGAAGGCGCTCATGGAGGCGCAGCAGGTCCGCAATGTCTGGGCACACAATAGCGGGCGGGCCGACGACGTGCTGATGAGACAAGCGCCTGGACTCGGGGTCCAGATCGGAGACACGGTCAAGGTCGACCTAAAGATGCTCGGGACGTACATCCTGGCACAAAACACCTACGCCACAATCATCATCAACCGCTTTCGCAGTAAGCACGGGCTGCCAGCGATGGAATGCCACGGCGGCGTGAACATGTTCAAGTCATCTTTTGACCAACTGTATCCTAGCGCTCTATCTGCCTATGAGCTGCAGAAAAGCGTAAAAGCGGAACGGAGGCAGAAATGAGCGAGGATGACTCAGCCGTCGATCCGGCACAGCTGGCGTTCCAACGGTTTACAGAGCTGATAGGTGAATTTACGCATTTCAGCGTGTCTGCCTTTGGTGGAATCAAATTGGCTAACGACGCCCATAACTTGGGGCGCACTATCGGCATGCATGAAAAGCCGCGCAAAGATACAGGAGCCCAATTCGAATATCTTCGCGGTCTGATGCTCCTCGCGCTATGGGCAGGGTTCGAAGCATTCTTCGAGGATTTCTGCAAGGGAGTGCTGATGCGGACAATCTCAGCGCAGGAGGCTCAGTCTCAGTACGTCAAGATCTTCAACAAGTCGCGGTCAAAGCGAAAGACCTCACTAACCAAGTTCGAGGCAATCCTCGAGCCACTTGCTCGTCATGGCGACATACCGCCCAACCTACTCACCGCGTTCAAAGAAGCCGAAGCCATCCGAAATATCTGGGCCCACAACGCAGGCCGCGTCGATGAGAAGTTCCTTCACGATGCACCTGGGCTTGAGCTGACCCTCGGCGACAAAGTCAACATGGACGTGGACCAGTACATCAAATACATCCAAGCGATCTCGATGTACTCCATAGTGATCAGCACGCGGGACACGATCGCACTCGGATACGCCGCGCTTCCAGAGGATTACATGGGGGACGGCCAGTTCAGGGCTGACTACGCCACGCTGTTCTGTTCTTAGACCCGGTTCGGAATGAGGTACGGGAGGGTCAGCGTCAGATGACCTTCCTCTGTGATCACGCCCTCGGATCGCGGTAGAACGCCGAGTTCAAACCGCATTGACTGGCCGAGTGCGATCTGCCGGCGAGTGGTCGGCTCGGGTACGCGAAACTTGTTCATCAAGGCGTACTTCACCGTCGATGAGTCGTAGCCACCATCAACTCCCCTGGCTTCCACCAAATCTCGAATGTCAGTAGTCGAGAAACGTGCTAACCCAAAGTCCAGGAGTGGAAATCGACTTGGACTGGGACTGTGGATTTAACGGTGTTTCGGGCCTGACACGCTGAGCGATGCTCGGTGAGAAAGGTGCCGTGATGACGACACTGGACGATGTGGCGAAGAAGAAGGCGGTTGAGCAGTCCGCGGAGCAGAAGGCTGCGGTCGAGCTAGTCCGGCTGGCCCGGGAGCAGGGCCTGTCGCTGATCGGGCCTGACGGGTTGCTCAAGCAGCTGACCAAGACGGTCCTGGAGACCGCTCTCAATGAGGAGATGACCGAGCATCTCGGTTATGAAAAGAACGACCCGCCCGGGGCGGGGACGGGCAACGTCCGTGACGGCACCCGGACCAAGACGGTGCTGACCGACACTACCGGCGCAGTCGAGCTCGAGGTGCCGCGGGATCGGGCCGCGACTTTTGAGCCGCAGATCGTCAAGAAACGTCAGCGCCGGCTCTGCGGTGTCGACGAAGTCGTACTCTCGCTCTACGCGAAAGGGCTGACTACCGGGGAGATTTCGGCGCACTTCGCTGAGATCTACGGTGCGTCGGTCTCGAAGGAGACGATCAGCCGGATCACCGACAAGGTGATTGAGGAGATGAACGACTGGGCGGTGCGACCCCTTGATGAGACCTACGCCGCCGTGTTCATCGACGCGATCGTGGTGAAGGTCCGCGACGGCCAGGTCGCCAACCGCCCCTTCTACGCCGCGATCGGAGTGACCCTCGGCGGGGAACGCGACATCCTCGGATTGTGGGCCGGCATCGGCGGGGAGGGCGCCAAGTTCTGGATGAGCGTGCTCACCGACCTGCGCAACCGCGGCGTCAAGGACACGTTCTTCGTCGTCTGCGACGGCCTCAAGGGACTGCCCGAGGTGGTCGGCAACGTCTGGCCACAGGCCATCGTGCAGACCTGCATCATTCACCTGTTGCGCAACACGTTTCGGCT
This window encodes:
- a CDS encoding IS256 family transposase, which encodes MTTLDDVAKKKAVEQSAEQKAAVELVRLAREQGLSLIGPDGLLKQLTKTVLETALNEEMTEHLGYEKNDPPGAGTGNVRDGTRTKTVLTDTTGAVELEVPRDRAATFEPQIVKKRQRRLCGVDEVVLSLYAKGLTTGEISAHFAEIYGASVSKETISRITDKVIEEMNDWAVRPLDETYAAVFIDAIVVKVRDGQVANRPFYAAIGVTLGGERDILGLWAGIGGEGAKFWMSVLTDLRNRGVKDTFFVVCDGLKGLPEVVGNVWPQAIVQTCIIHLLRNTFRLTSRKYWDEIKRDVKPIYTAVNATAARAAFDELAEKWGQRYPAVIRLWDNAWNEFIPFLDYDVEIRRVICSTNAIESLNARYRRAIKARGHFPSEQAALKCLYLVTRSLDPTGVGRARWTMRWKPALNAFAITFGDRFPAAETY